The nucleotide window ttcccgaaaattagggcgttacaaaaaCCATAAAACTTAAAACTGAAAAAcgaaagataaaacaaattaggagatatgtatgtatgattttttcgaaaacaaaacttaagaatcatgattaaatattaatttgaacaaggaactttgaaaattttgacaacacgcgtttaattcaactcgactctcaaaaatcgtccccagtggagtcgccagctgtagcgacgtaaaaattttcgctttcggtcgctaattgtggcgatttattaaacatttgaaaaccaattttcgattttaaaaaaaaagagtcgccaccgatctttttccgaggtgtgatcggacacctaataaatcctccttttttagaaaagaaaacttattcttgcacaaaaatgaaggcgAATTTAGGTTTACGTCAAAAGCCgagtaaagttgggttcggagtcgattacgtgcgaggaaggtgtTAGCACCtcgcgcccaaaattggtatcttattaaacaagcgttgtcttaattttcaaaattgcaagttcaaagtaagatttaatcgtgatccgattgaaaagacgagaaatttcaattcttttgatttttgagaaggacataccgttttaacacgagtcgattaattttcacccaacatagcaatgaaatcgatggcttaatgttaaatcggtacgttgccttgattattgaaattaattaggaAACAAGAATATGGTTTTCGAAGTAATGCAaagcaaattaataaataaataataaataaaagacaaaTCTAGGGGTACATTGAAGCGAATATAAATgtgacaataatattataaacaatAAAGATATATATGATActagaattaaatatgaaatggaaATAATGAATGTAGATACatgatattaaaagtatgtatgtAAACTATATATAATGTTTGATAGTAAGAATAtaactaataatgttaaaatatatacataatatatacatatatacatatgaaaATGTGTGCACATGacgtatatgaaaaatatatacatagtaatataaaataataagtgataatagtgaaaataatgggtataataattataatgatatctgaaaataatactatatataaaatatgcatacaagtataataaaatatatgtcttGATATTAATAACAAACATagtaggaataaaataaatgtaataatgatatatacacaatatggtattaagaatatatatatatatatatacacaatataatatttaaaatatatacataagatggtaTAAAAACATGTACatggaaatgtataagaaatatacataattagtaatattaaaatatatacataacatacatAAAACATGTACAATATATACAtaccttagaaatgataataataataaaaaactacTTTGTACACTACacaaatatatacacacatatatatacatatataaataatagtattagaaatatacaatataatattataaatatacatataatagtataaaaatatataactaataatattaaaatatataataatatataaaaatataatattgaaaacatatatatataacatatatgaagaatatataatataatatttaaacatttacataatatttacatattagaaataaataacgactaataataataataatattagaaataataatgaaatatataaaagcaaatataatataatagtaatattaaaataaagtaattaaaatagtactatatataaacatatatacatacatatataatatacatacactaatattaataataataataaaactgaaataataataattagtaattaaatacgttagaaaataattaatatgttaataaaaataatagtaatgaaaataatactaacagtaataataaagataataatagaaataaaataatagtaataatattaataatatgtaaaaaaaagaaatgaaaataaacgaaaaaaggactaaatcgaactaagaACAGAATTTTGGggcaaattttaaaagaaataaagggcAAAGAGCCAAAATGAACACGCGGGCAACTCTGGGGACCAAAAGCGCAATATTCCCTCCTCCTAAAACGCCACGCATGGCAAAGGACTAGATCACAAAGCGCGACAAACTTCGGAGCCTAACTAGGAAATATTAAAAACTCAATTGCGAAAACATGAAAAGGCGGAAGGGCCAATCGCGCAATTAGACCATCAAACAAAAAACACGCGGGTCCTAGGGTAAGACAGGTCGGGTCAGATCGGgttaggccaaaacgacgtcgtttggggGCTTAAGtatagcccccaaaacgacgtcgttttggagggctataaataggcccaatttcagaaaaaaaaatcatttgtgaaGGGAAGAGAGAAAAAAACAGAAAGAGAAAAGGAGAGAAGAAGAGAGAGGAGGGAGAGGGGAGGGATTCCGGCGTGGGGGGCACCGGTCCGGTCGTCGGACCACCGTGCGTCACCGGCGCCAGCTACCGCGCGAGGTGGCCGGAAgttcaaaaggtaaattttttttatttttttttgaaaattttctttttttatgttaatatgttctatatatatatatatatatatatatatataggtaaaaAAAGGGTCTGAAAacgaaattaaaaatagaaaaaaaaataaaaaatcacctTAATGTTTGATGCCTGTGTTTTGATTACTGGATTAATGTTATTCTTGTGTTTTCcttgtatatatttttttaatttgcttGTATATTAGAATCCTTGGTATTGAGACCAAAATCCCCCCATTGTTTTGATTTCTTctcggctttatagccgattacaatagtagaaaaatattgtttttctttGTCATTCTCTATTTATGCCTTACGTCTTGGTGCTTGCTTCACTTTGCGGTGTCGATGACCCTCGAGGCGTGGTGGCGTGCGTGGTGGCTCCGCATGCGAGGGGCGTGGTGGCCGACATGGTGGCATAGAGAGCTGGAGCGCCAGGGTGTGGGGCTGATGGCTAGTGTCAGAACAAGTGGAAGCCGAAAATGGGGCTAGGGTTTCGGTTGTAAATGGGCTAGTTTACGGTTTGTGAATTGGGTATGGGTAGTTTGGTTTTGGGCTTGCCGGGCCATTGTAAAAAAGGACtatttattttggtttatttgtaAATGGACTGGGCCAAAATTGGTCTATAACAATGTCAAAAGATTTTGGGGGCTTTTTTTTTGGAGGGGGGTTTCTCCAtctttttatgaaatttaaaaatacgGGTCAaagtaaaaaggaaaaaaaagagagagtggttctttaattttttttatttgatatatatatggtTGTTGAAAACATCCAACAAATTTTCATCCTCGTAGACTCACTTAAATATTACTATTTACTCATAATTAAGTCTCAAATGTCTAAGATATCATCAGTCATAAAATTATCATTATGTCTCTTCATTCGTATTTTTATCCGATTGagtcaaaaatttgaaaaagaGTTAAAACACCTATTAATAACTTcttaataattcaaaaataattaaaaccttAAAATCCATATTTCTTATCAAATTTATGATTAGAATATTCAAAAAAATtcctataaaaatcataaattttgggCATGAAGAAAATACAAAAATgttcttaattaaataaaatagaatttttagttttttttttacagattttcattttaattttctaAGTCATTTTAGGTAACTTCCCAACGTGTCGTGAAATAACTTCAATTAGAACTTTTCGTtctctttaaaatttatattatgggTCCAAAATAAGATTTTATACTAAGTTATGATTAAAATACTAAAGTGATATTAATTAAAGGTCAAAATATACAAAACTTACTAAAAAAACGTTAAACTCACTTATTTCTAATTATTCacctaaatcataaaattaaaataattaagaatttaaataatattattcaaataaaaattatCACTAATAAATTAGAAATTATGCACTTATCAACAAACATTCTCACATatagaataaaaagaaaatactcGTAACTCAAAATCTACTAATTGTATAACTAAAACTCCTAAACGCTTAGGTGATGTGTTTTAATCAATCAAAAGAGAGTATTAGTGTAAATATTACATAATAAATAATcttttaaattgaataaaatatctTCTAGATAGTTGGTTTTGTTGCTTTATTCATTGCTAAGTAATCTATTTCGAGTTTGTATCTCAAATGTAAATTACGGGAGAAGAAAAGATAAACCCTAAATAAGAATGATACCTAAAAAAAGTAATCAAAATTCATAAAGCATATAATGTAAATAGGACATGGAATCTTAAGCAGGGTGGTACAATAAAATTCCAAGCACTAAAGATCATAAATATCAATCACTTCACTATTCGCCCATCCATCTCTCACTTTCCCTTCCAGAAATCGCATATTCCTTGGAATCTACTCTTTCTTTTTCTCGACCGTCGTTTTTCTTCGTCCATTCAAAACCCATTATTTCATAGTTTTGTCTTAACCtcgaaatttaagaaaaattatttgTTTTCAATTCAGATCATCTAACTTAGAATTTAATATATGTATtaaacttttaataatttaaatagtaaaacaaaacccttttatctTATTTTTAGACCATTTCtacattaataataaaacaaatatgtTTTGATGCATGCAATTAGTATTGCAACACTAACTGTAAAAaggtaaaattattatattttctttaaaatcaaaaattttaaaaattaaaagtcattcataattaattattttaatgattTCTCAATTTTAATCGAATACAATCACAcgatatattataattaaaaatacacgatatattataattaaaaatgtCGGTCCCTATCTTTTCATGTCAACTTTAAAGTACAAAAATTTCTGAAATTTAAACCCGATAAAAAAGTTTGtcttgattttatatatatatatatatatatatatatatataaactatgttGAAGCTTCAAATCCAATCTCCGTCTTCCTTTGAAGTGCCACCAAATTGCAATCCAAGTCAGAAATTTGATCCCAATATAGTTTTCTAATAATTACATAGGATTTGATTCATGGGAGAAGACACTAAAACCAGTGTAAAGGAAAGCCAAGAAGAAGGGAGGCAAGAGATGTGGAGAAGCATAGAAATTGTTGGGAGTGTGGAGAAGTGGGCGTCGACGGTGGTGGTTGGTGACGAACTTAACTTCATTCCACCATTGAACTTTGCTATGGTTGACAATGGCGTCTTCAGGTCGGGTTTCCCTCACTCTGCCAATTTCTCTTTTCTCCAAACACTTAACCTCCGCTCCATCATGTAAGACCAAAGTTTCTTCCCTTGTTCTTCATAGAAGTTGATGATGTTCTTCATCACATGCAAATTTTTGTAGTTTGAGTGAAAGGGTTTTTGTGGTTTTGATGTCAGATATCTGTGTCCTGAGCCGTATCCAGAAGCCAACACCGAGTTTTTAAAATCCAATGAAATCAGGCTTTTTCAGTTTGGAATTGAAGGTTATAAGGTAACTCTTTGATTCCCAAACATATTGTTTTTGCAGCAAACATcttaaattttggatttttattattatttatgtacatatattttttacCCAATGACTAACAAAactattaaattataaagtaaaatataTTTAGATAAATGCAAAATTCAAATAATATGAGGCTTAAATTTAGAGCTTAAAATTGGAAAGCCGCCGCCTTATTACTAGTCCAAAGCCTCGTAGGGGTGGGGTCTTTGATTTGTAGTATTAGGCTTTTCATTTCTTACATAAACATACATGTGATGGTCCCTTTCCATTGCACAAAAGGATAACAAGTGGTATCAACATTTATTTTTtgcttttatttaaataaaaatattttaattttaatttaattagcataaaataattttttattaatatatgaaCTATGAAACAAATCCATTGTATTAGAGCTCATTGGCTTGAAAACTACGACATAAACGAATTATGCGATTTGTCACTAAGATTAGAATGAATTAAATAACTGTAATTTTAATTATCTTAATTGATTCGACAACTATTCTAAGCTATTGAATATTGGCCATTCATTCAATAAACCTAGAAGATTCATGAatattaaagaacaaagaaaaattaagtctcataattttattaaattaaatttcgaTATAACTTTTGACTAGAAAAGAAGGTTAAAAGTCTCAGTCTCCTAATTTTAAcctaatcatatttatatatagagtaaaaataatatattagaaaAAATACAAAAGTACTCTTAATTAAATAAAGCAAAACTTTTaagttattttggtaattttcgcATCAAACTTTTAAATTGTTTTGGAAGTTTTCTTGAAAATCTAGTTAAATATTTTGATTCCCTTTGAAATGGTATATTGTGGGCCCAAAATGAATGTATTTAGCTCAATatgaattttattgattttatgtATTTGTAAAATATATAACACAACGAAATATTAAATTCTGCTCTAGCTTTAAGAAACTATTCAAGATTCCTTTCTAAGTAGGCAACAATGGGCACCTTGATGGGCAAAATGACCAAGGTATGTACGTCAAATTGAAGGATAACTAATTAAGATATACATTTAATGCAGGAGCCATTTGTAAATATCCCAGAGGATACAATTCGTGAAGCTCTGAATGTGGTCCTTGGTACACTATTACACTTAAATTGTGGGCAAGGTAAACGTGGGTTGATCaattattagtaatttaatattgCCACTCTGCAATGCAGATGTAAGGAATCACCCAGTTCTGATCCATTGCAATCGAGGGAAGGTATGTGAAATTTGTTCATCTGCCATATATATGACAAAGAGGTTTGAGTTTTACAATGTTGTGCTCTCGTTTCAGCATCGAACTGGGTGTGTGGTTGGATGCTTGAGGAAATTGCAAAGATGGTGTTTGTCATCTGTTTTCGATGAATACCAGAGGTTTGCGGCTGCAAAAGCTAGGGTTTCAGATCAGAGGTTTATGGAATTGTTTGATGTTTCTAGCGTGCCCATCTCGTTTTCTTGCTCCAACAAGTAAGCACTTAACCGCAGAACAATAAAAAGCCAAATAATATATTTGTAGCAATGCTCTTGTTTGCGTTGAATAGTGTTATAATTCTACTTGTTTTTGGTGGGACATACGACGATTATCCATGTTGTCTTTGAAATTTATTGTTGGAAAGGTGCTATTACATCAACAAAAGTCAAATGGAAAGATTTTTGAAGATGTCTTCTGTTTGGTGCAAACTGCTCTCGGGCTCAGGCCTAGGCCTAATGCTCCGCGTCCTTTCTTTATTGACGACACGGATGTATTTTTGGTCTTATATTGTTTATCATGTCACAAGGATGTGTTTGGTTTAAGACGGTCAAATTTTTTTTcctaaaagaaaaatatatatttttaaaaatagttttcgtaaccattttttttaaaaggggatcgactttggttttgaaagtgaaaattaaaacgggagtcgccaccaatcttttttgatgaggtgtgatcgggtcaccttaaattaatcattttaataaaatttaagctttactaaaatgataatttttggtctacgaaaatcaaaaAACGAGTTCGAGAGTcgattacgcatgaggaagggttagcaccctcgatacgcccaaaattggtacctagttgattaattagtgtcttagtgtcgaaaatttgaaaacttgatagaatttaaaatacgatccctctttgtattaatgctaatttaaaaaaaatgattgaataaattaaaacggATGTTAAGGACTCTCTCATCTCGAGGTAATAAAATATCatgtccagtaagttaggacacgacatctcgaactttgggactgagcttgccttttatttaaaattaaggtattttaacttcttttaaaaggatattcggttaattaggatgaacgaggaaaatcgaaacccagtaagttagggcacgtttccctAAATTTctaacaccgaatattgcctttatgaaagaattattttcgTTGGGTAATTAATATAAATTCGTGGTAAAGTGGAATAGCGAAAAATGAACAAACAAATATGAATTTCGATATCAATGAACATAACagaataaaaataaatgcatAATAAGAATAATGAGATCGAAATAGAGGAGTAAAACAAACAAGCAATGTAAGATAATaataaaagattaataataattataatagtaaaaataatagtagtaataatagcTTAGTGGGAAATAGTAACAGTACATTAATAAgacaaataatataataatagtgatagcattaaagaaaagaaaaaatatatattaataatagtaataaatataatagtaataaatagaaaataatagtacattaataataatagtatatgttaatatcaataataatatgtataaaaaggaaataataatatgataaaaaaatatgttaataaaaataaaaatagaaat belongs to Gossypium arboreum isolate Shixiya-1 chromosome 7, ASM2569848v2, whole genome shotgun sequence and includes:
- the LOC108465939 gene encoding tyrosine-protein phosphatase DSP1-like, with the protein product MGEDTKTSVKESQEEGRQEMWRSIEIVGSVEKWASTVVVGDELNFIPPLNFAMVDNGVFRSGFPHSANFSFLQTLNLRSIIYLCPEPYPEANTEFLKSNEIRLFQFGIEGYKEPFVNIPEDTIREALNVVLDVRNHPVLIHCNRGKHRTGCVVGCLRKLQRWCLSSVFDEYQRFAAAKARVSDQRFMELFDVSSVPISFSCSNK